A section of the Mesorhizobium loti genome encodes:
- a CDS encoding DUF3175 domain-containing protein, with amino-acid sequence MTTARKKWSAEVTEHSDAMDLEDHVFESDDAKKIAASLKRSAEHSHRRKAEPFQSAMSMLNFYINRAGKNLPAARRQVLEHAKDELRLAFGREKED; translated from the coding sequence ATGACCACCGCCAGGAAGAAATGGTCGGCCGAGGTGACCGAGCACAGCGACGCGATGGATCTTGAGGATCACGTCTTCGAATCCGACGACGCCAAAAAGATCGCCGCCTCGCTCAAGCGGTCGGCCGAGCACAGCCATCGCCGCAAGGCCGAACCCTTCCAGTCAGCCATGTCGATGCTGAATTTTTACATCAACCGCGCCGGCAAGAACCTGCCGGCCGCGCGCAGACAAGTGCTTGAGCACGCCAAGGACGAACTGCGCCTGGCCTTCGGCCGCGAGAAGGAAGACTAG
- a CDS encoding FadR/GntR family transcriptional regulator produces MRDAKPNKEKSPDKAAAVERSTGVRRPDAARIPGASVHTSLASEIGLRIVRGDYPPGTILPNEAKWSETFSVSRSAVREAIKMLMAKSLLASRPKIGSWVEPKERWNLLDRDVLAWYATSPDREVFLKTVQEFRHIIEPEATAFAAMRRTDEQMAEISQACREMGEAASLQERTRADTRFHLAILRASGNDLLVPLGVLIESAFDHLFTFTTREVDDLNHVQKLHEAIEKNIRLQRPDAARAAVRKLLANTDHVIKSR; encoded by the coding sequence ATGCGGGACGCGAAGCCGAACAAGGAAAAATCGCCGGACAAGGCGGCCGCCGTCGAGCGCTCGACCGGTGTTCGACGGCCCGACGCGGCACGTATTCCCGGCGCCAGCGTGCACACGTCGCTGGCCAGCGAGATCGGTCTGCGGATCGTGCGCGGCGACTATCCGCCCGGCACCATCCTGCCCAACGAAGCCAAATGGTCGGAGACCTTCAGCGTCAGCCGCTCGGCGGTGCGCGAGGCGATCAAGATGCTGATGGCCAAGAGCCTGCTTGCCTCCCGCCCCAAGATCGGCAGCTGGGTGGAGCCGAAAGAACGCTGGAACCTGCTCGACCGCGATGTGCTCGCCTGGTACGCGACGTCGCCGGACCGCGAGGTGTTCCTGAAGACTGTGCAGGAGTTCCGCCACATCATCGAGCCCGAAGCGACCGCTTTCGCGGCGATGCGGCGGACCGACGAACAGATGGCCGAGATCAGCCAGGCCTGCCGCGAGATGGGGGAGGCCGCGAGCCTGCAGGAGCGCACCCGCGCCGACACACGATTCCACCTTGCCATTTTGCGCGCCTCCGGCAACGATCTTCTGGTGCCGCTCGGCGTGCTGATCGAATCCGCCTTCGATCACCTGTTCACCTTCACCACCCGGGAAGTCGATGATCTCAACCACGTGCAAAAGCTGCATGAGGCGATCGAGAAGAACATCCGGCTGCAACGTCCGGACGCGGCGCGCGCCGCGGTTCGCAAGCTGCTGGCCAACACCGACCACGTGATCAAGTCGCGCTAG
- a CDS encoding MFS transporter, protein MTRTDLNRPSPGIDSSYAWMRLAISMLLATIGAVGMWAVVVVLPAVQAEFGVDRADASMPYTATMIGFAAGNVLVGRAIDRMGYWIPALFSSVALSAGLLLAAFSTSILQFTLAQGVLIGVGTSVIFGPLIADISHWFNRRRGVAVTAAAAGNYLAGALWPTIMPTLIKAEGWRFTYAAIGVFCLVTMVPLVLLLRRGAPDAAAAGSPGSRPVQPIPMSPAALQTLLVVAGLGCCVAMSMPQVHIVAYCMDLGYGMAHGADMLSIMMAAGVVSRLASGFIADRIGGAKTLLIGSVLQCLSLLFYIPFDGLASLYVVSLVFGLSQGGIVPCYAIIVREYLPAKEAGQRIGIVMMATIFGMAIGGWMSGWIYDLTGSYAAAFLNGIAWNLLNIVAIGLFMWKARQRTAIAA, encoded by the coding sequence TTGACCCGAACCGACTTGAACCGGCCCAGTCCCGGCATCGACAGTTCCTACGCGTGGATGCGGCTGGCCATCTCGATGCTGCTGGCGACGATCGGCGCTGTCGGCATGTGGGCGGTGGTCGTGGTGCTGCCCGCCGTGCAGGCCGAGTTCGGCGTCGACCGTGCAGATGCTTCGATGCCCTACACCGCGACCATGATTGGCTTTGCCGCCGGCAATGTCCTGGTCGGCCGCGCCATCGATCGCATGGGCTATTGGATCCCGGCGCTGTTCTCTTCCGTGGCGCTCTCCGCTGGCCTGCTGCTCGCCGCGTTTTCGACCTCGATCCTGCAATTCACCCTTGCCCAGGGGGTGCTGATCGGTGTCGGCACGTCGGTGATCTTCGGGCCGCTGATCGCCGACATCTCGCACTGGTTCAACCGCCGGCGCGGCGTCGCTGTGACAGCGGCTGCGGCCGGCAACTATCTCGCCGGCGCGCTCTGGCCAACCATCATGCCGACGCTGATCAAGGCGGAAGGCTGGCGCTTCACCTACGCGGCGATCGGTGTCTTCTGCCTTGTCACCATGGTGCCCCTGGTGCTGTTGCTGCGACGCGGTGCTCCTGACGCGGCCGCCGCCGGCTCGCCCGGGAGCCGGCCGGTGCAGCCGATTCCCATGTCGCCGGCGGCGCTGCAGACGCTGCTGGTTGTTGCCGGCCTCGGCTGTTGCGTGGCGATGTCGATGCCACAGGTGCACATCGTCGCCTATTGCATGGATCTTGGCTACGGCATGGCGCATGGCGCCGACATGCTGTCGATCATGATGGCGGCGGGCGTCGTCAGCCGGCTTGCCTCAGGCTTCATCGCCGATCGCATCGGCGGTGCGAAAACCCTGCTGATCGGTTCGGTGCTGCAGTGCCTGTCGCTGCTGTTCTACATTCCGTTCGACGGGCTCGCCTCGCTCTATGTCGTGTCGCTGGTGTTCGGCCTGTCGCAAGGCGGCATCGTGCCTTGCTATGCGATCATCGTGCGCGAGTACCTGCCCGCCAAGGAGGCCGGCCAGCGTATCGGCATCGTCATGATGGCGACGATCTTCGGCATGGCGATCGGCGGCTGGATGTCGGGTTGGATCTACGACCTGACCGGTTCCTACGCCGCCGCCTTCCTCAACGGCATCGCGTGGAATCTGCTGAACATAGTGGCGATCGGGCTGTTCATGTGGAAGGCAAGGCAAAGGACCGCC
- a CDS encoding NAD-dependent epimerase/dehydratase family protein produces the protein MTKRIMFTGGSGKAGRHVVQYLVEHGCQVLNIDTKPLDNPKVRTLITDITDSGQVFNALSSYMGLHEFDPSLRPQPVDAVVHFAAIPRIMITPDNEVFRINAMGTYNVIEAAVKLGIRKVIIASSETTYGLVFANEPRDPRYFPLDEAYDVDPMDSYALSKVVNEKTARAFAQRNGTDIYALRIGNVIEPHEYSLFPKWFADPGFRKRIAWSYVDARDLGQITLRAIEKDGLGYQVFNAANDDTSSDLPTAELLKRFYPGVPVKAELGEYETLLSNRKARDMLGFRPEHSWRKYVKTA, from the coding sequence ATGACGAAGCGGATCATGTTCACCGGCGGCAGCGGCAAGGCTGGGCGCCATGTCGTGCAATATCTTGTCGAGCACGGCTGCCAGGTGCTCAACATCGACACCAAGCCGCTCGACAATCCCAAGGTGCGTACGCTGATCACCGACATCACCGACAGCGGGCAGGTGTTCAACGCACTGTCGAGCTATATGGGCCTGCACGAATTCGATCCGTCGCTGCGCCCGCAGCCGGTGGATGCGGTGGTGCATTTCGCCGCCATCCCGCGCATCATGATCACGCCCGACAACGAGGTGTTCCGCATCAATGCGATGGGCACCTACAATGTCATCGAGGCGGCGGTGAAGCTCGGCATCCGCAAGGTCATCATCGCGTCCTCGGAGACAACCTATGGCCTGGTGTTCGCCAACGAGCCGCGCGATCCCAGATATTTCCCGCTCGACGAGGCGTATGATGTCGATCCGATGGACAGCTACGCGCTGTCGAAGGTCGTCAACGAGAAGACCGCGCGGGCCTTCGCGCAACGCAACGGCACCGACATCTATGCCTTGCGCATCGGCAATGTCATCGAGCCGCACGAATATTCGCTGTTTCCGAAATGGTTCGCCGACCCCGGTTTTCGCAAGCGCATTGCCTGGAGCTATGTTGACGCGCGCGATCTCGGCCAGATCACGCTACGCGCCATCGAGAAGGACGGCCTCGGCTACCAGGTGTTCAACGCGGCCAACGACGATACTTCGTCCGACCTGCCGACGGCGGAACTCTTGAAGCGCTTCTATCCGGGCGTGCCGGTCAAGGCCGAACTCGGTGAATACGAGACGCTGCTGTCGAACCGCAAGGCGCGCGACATGCTCGGCTTCCGCCCGGAACACAGCTGGCGCAAATACGTCAAAACGGCCTGA